A genomic stretch from Caulobacter sp. FWC2 includes:
- a CDS encoding NAD(P)-dependent oxidoreductase produces MDAENTLKTPVLVLGATSLIGGHLLARLKAENLDPTAFSRRPPVEETCWIGGDLKGADLDERLPVAATVFALSPIWLLPTALPALKSRGMERLIAFSSTSRFTKVDSPDEGERAVAGKLAQAEAAVEQWCAEHGVAWTILRPTLIYDEGHDENVSRIARLIRRFHVMPLSGDGAGLRQPVHAEDLAAGALAAAHAPATRNLAYDLVGGETVTYRLMVDRIFEGLGKRPRSLPMPTWLFGLIMRLAKPFYPGATVAMGARMGQDLTFDSAAATRDFGWAPRAFRPNFQRA; encoded by the coding sequence ATCGGCGGCCACCTGCTGGCGCGGCTGAAGGCCGAGAACCTGGACCCCACGGCGTTCAGCCGTCGTCCGCCGGTCGAGGAGACCTGCTGGATCGGCGGCGACCTGAAGGGCGCCGACCTGGACGAGCGCCTGCCGGTGGCGGCGACAGTGTTCGCCCTGTCGCCGATCTGGCTGCTGCCGACGGCGCTGCCGGCGCTGAAAAGCCGGGGCATGGAGCGGCTGATCGCTTTCTCCTCGACCAGCCGCTTCACCAAGGTCGACTCGCCGGACGAGGGCGAGCGGGCGGTGGCGGGGAAGCTGGCGCAGGCCGAGGCCGCGGTCGAACAGTGGTGCGCCGAGCATGGCGTCGCCTGGACGATCCTGCGGCCGACCCTGATCTATGACGAGGGCCACGACGAGAACGTCAGCCGCATCGCCCGCCTGATCCGCCGTTTCCACGTCATGCCGCTGTCGGGCGACGGCGCGGGCCTGCGCCAGCCGGTCCATGCCGAGGACCTTGCCGCCGGGGCCCTGGCGGCGGCCCATGCGCCGGCGACGAGAAACCTCGCCTATGACCTGGTGGGCGGCGAGACGGTGACCTATCGCCTGATGGTCGACCGGATCTTCGAAGGGCTTGGAAAGCGACCTCGCAGCCTGCCGATGCCGACCTGGCTTTTCGGCCTGATCATGCGGCTGGCCAAGCCGTTCTATCCGGGCGCGACCGTCGCCATGGGCGCGCGGATGGGCCAGGACCTGACCTTCGACAGCGCGGCGGCGACGCGGGACTTCGGGTGGGCGCCGAGAGCGTTCCGACCCAACTTCCAACGCGCCTAG